One Moorella sp. E308F DNA segment encodes these proteins:
- the ssnA gene encoding putative aminohydrolase SsnA codes for MLLIGNGRLLSLVPENPYQENGAVAIDGDRIVAVGPTAELKRRYPEAEWLDARGMVIMPGMINTHMHLYSTFARGMALKDAPPGNFLEILQRLWWRLDKALTLEDVYYSALIPLIDCIKSGTTTILDHHASPRAVRGSLEMIARAAVETGVRTCLAYEVSDRDGETIMREGIEENIATIKKYRGQEGLVSATFGLHASFTLSDATLAACREAAAEVGSGFHIHVAEGIQDVEDALEREGKRVVERLADHGILGPRTIAAHCVHVTEREIAILKETGTMVVHNPESNMGNAVGCAPVGDMLAAGVVVGLGTDGYTGDMFESLKVANVLRKFVSGDPNAGWAEVPAMVFANNSRIAGQFFAHPVGRLQEGAYADIILVNYHAPTPITTANWFGHLLFGFNAGLVDTTIIGGKVLMRERRLLHLDEAAIAARARELAVKVWERF; via the coding sequence ATGCTCCTTATTGGTAACGGCCGCCTGTTGTCCCTGGTGCCGGAAAATCCCTACCAGGAAAATGGAGCGGTGGCTATTGACGGCGACCGGATTGTCGCCGTCGGACCTACAGCTGAATTAAAGCGGCGCTACCCGGAAGCTGAATGGCTTGACGCCCGGGGCATGGTGATTATGCCCGGGATGATTAACACCCACATGCACCTTTACAGCACCTTCGCCCGGGGCATGGCCCTGAAAGACGCGCCGCCGGGCAACTTTCTGGAAATATTGCAGCGCCTCTGGTGGCGCCTGGACAAGGCCCTTACCCTGGAGGACGTCTATTACAGCGCCTTGATTCCCCTCATTGACTGCATCAAGAGCGGTACCACCACCATCCTGGACCACCACGCCAGCCCCCGCGCCGTTCGCGGCAGCCTGGAGATGATCGCCCGGGCGGCTGTCGAAACCGGTGTCCGTACCTGCCTGGCCTATGAGGTTTCCGATCGTGACGGGGAGACCATTATGCGGGAAGGTATTGAAGAGAACATTGCCACCATCAAAAAATACCGCGGCCAGGAAGGTTTGGTTAGCGCTACCTTCGGCCTCCATGCCTCCTTTACCCTTTCCGATGCCACTTTGGCCGCCTGCCGGGAGGCAGCGGCCGAGGTTGGCAGCGGCTTCCACATCCACGTGGCGGAAGGCATCCAGGACGTAGAAGATGCCCTGGAACGCGAGGGTAAGCGGGTGGTGGAACGTTTGGCTGACCACGGTATCCTGGGCCCCAGAACTATCGCCGCCCACTGTGTCCATGTGACCGAAAGGGAAATAGCCATCCTCAAGGAAACCGGCACCATGGTGGTCCATAACCCGGAATCCAACATGGGCAATGCCGTCGGCTGCGCACCGGTAGGGGATATGCTGGCGGCGGGAGTGGTGGTCGGCCTGGGGACGGACGGCTATACCGGTGATATGTTTGAATCCCTCAAGGTGGCCAATGTTTTGCGCAAGTTTGTCTCCGGCGACCCCAACGCTGGCTGGGCGGAAGTCCCGGCCATGGTTTTTGCCAATAACTCTCGCATAGCAGGGCAGTTCTTCGCCCATCCCGTGGGGCGTTTGCAGGAAGGGGCCTATGCCGACATTATACTGGTGAATTATCATGCGCCGACCCCTATAACGACGGCCAACTGGTTTGGCCACCTCCTCTTCGGCTTTAACGCCGGGCTGGTGGACACGACCATTATTGGCGGCAAAGTCCTCATGCGGGAACGGCGGCTCCTGCACCTGGATGAGGCGGCCATTGCCGCCAGAGCAAGGGAACTGGCGGTTAAAGTGTGGGAGAGGTTTTAG
- the xdhC gene encoding xanthine dehydrogenase subunit XdhC, producing MLKKISFTVNGIQVSMEVDIRESLLDVLRDRLGYTGVKKGCGVGECGACTVLIDGTPIDSCIYLAVWADGKDIVTIEGIAKNGELSKVQKAFIEEGAIQCGFCTPGYVLTATAMVESGKKYTREEIKRELSGHLCRCTGYQNIIKAVEKALAD from the coding sequence TTGCTTAAAAAAATATCCTTTACCGTAAACGGGATCCAGGTAAGTATGGAAGTAGACATTCGCGAATCGTTGCTTGACGTTTTGCGCGACCGCCTGGGATATACGGGTGTAAAAAAAGGGTGTGGCGTCGGTGAATGCGGCGCCTGCACTGTTCTCATCGATGGAACTCCCATTGACTCGTGCATTTACCTGGCTGTCTGGGCCGACGGCAAAGATATAGTCACGATAGAAGGTATAGCTAAAAACGGGGAGCTTTCCAAGGTGCAAAAAGCCTTTATTGAAGAGGGAGCCATCCAGTGCGGTTTCTGTACACCGGGTTATGTTCTCACGGCAACGGCTATGGTAGAAAGCGGCAAAAAATATACGCGGGAGGAGATTAAAAGAGAATTGTCCGGTCATCTCTGCCGCTGCACCGGTTACCAGAACATCATTAAAGCGGTGGAAAAAGCCCTGGCAGATTAG
- the xdhB gene encoding xanthine dehydrogenase FAD-binding subunit XdhB, which produces MYNIQGYFEVESVNEATALLAAAPHLLVIAGGTDVLIKMHHGQIEKAELLSIRKIKSLQGVVKLEDGTILIGSLTTFTQIANDPVIKENIPVLAEAALTMGGPQIRNVATIGGNICNGATSADSASTLFALEARLKLQSNQGERVVPIQEFYLGPGKVDLKPGELLTQIIISPENYRGYGGHYIKFSMRKAMDIATLGVAVICKVKQGNILEDVRIGLGVAGPTPLRCPEAEAFARGKTISPETIAEIGKLAVKATQARTSWRASKEYREHLVEELTQRALKAAIVKAGGEAIA; this is translated from the coding sequence GTGTACAACATCCAGGGTTATTTTGAGGTGGAGTCCGTAAATGAAGCTACTGCGCTGCTGGCGGCTGCCCCTCACCTGCTCGTCATTGCCGGCGGGACTGATGTTTTGATTAAAATGCATCATGGCCAAATAGAGAAAGCAGAGTTGCTGAGCATTCGCAAAATAAAATCCCTCCAAGGTGTTGTTAAACTTGAGGATGGTACTATTCTAATCGGGTCGTTGACAACTTTCACGCAGATTGCTAACGATCCTGTAATCAAAGAAAATATCCCCGTCTTAGCGGAAGCGGCCCTCACCATGGGGGGACCGCAGATCCGCAACGTTGCCACTATCGGCGGCAACATTTGCAACGGCGCCACCTCGGCCGACAGCGCTTCCACCTTGTTTGCCCTTGAAGCCAGATTGAAATTACAGAGCAATCAAGGTGAGCGGGTTGTTCCCATCCAGGAGTTTTACCTTGGACCCGGAAAGGTTGATTTAAAACCTGGTGAACTCCTTACTCAGATTATCATTTCTCCGGAGAATTACCGGGGCTATGGTGGGCACTATATAAAATTTTCCATGCGCAAGGCCATGGATATTGCTACTTTAGGCGTGGCGGTGATTTGTAAAGTAAAACAAGGCAACATTTTGGAAGACGTCAGGATTGGACTTGGGGTTGCCGGGCCAACGCCTCTAAGATGTCCCGAAGCAGAAGCCTTTGCGAGAGGCAAAACCATTTCTCCTGAAACCATTGCGGAAATTGGGAAATTAGCGGTTAAAGCGACGCAGGCGAGAACTTCCTGGCGCGCTTCCAAAGAATACAGGGAGCACCTGGTGGAGGAACTTACCCAGAGGGCCCTGAAAGCGGCCATTGTCAAGGCTGGGGGTGAGGCAATTGCTTAA